The proteins below come from a single Ruegeria sp. SCSIO 43209 genomic window:
- a CDS encoding ACP S-malonyltransferase, whose translation MTRTAVVICPGRGTYNKPELGYLHQHHSDRMDLFRSFDAIRAGTGQDAITALDGADRFSVGKYSRGDVASPLIYAAALADAQALANDIEVVAVTGNSMGWYIALATAGALTPGNGFRVVNTMGTLMQKHLIGGQLVYPFVDETWANDPARKAALLDEVARINALHDHTLALSIDLGGMLVLAGNEAGLTAFEAAHLTVQDRFPLRLANHAAFHTALQAPVAAEGRAQLSSDLFAQPKFPMIDGRGKIWWPGATDTSELWDYTLGHQVTETYDFTHAIQTAAREFAPDLFIVTGPGATLSGAVAQSLTLGRWRGMTDKASFQSHQEADPFLIAMGRADQRALATN comes from the coding sequence ATGACCCGCACCGCCGTTGTGATCTGCCCGGGTCGGGGCACTTATAACAAGCCTGAGCTGGGCTATCTGCACCAACATCATTCGGATCGTATGGACTTGTTCCGCAGCTTCGACGCTATTCGCGCCGGAACCGGACAGGATGCGATTACTGCCTTGGATGGGGCTGATCGCTTTAGCGTCGGGAAGTACTCGCGCGGCGATGTGGCCTCACCCCTGATCTATGCTGCCGCGTTGGCCGATGCGCAGGCATTGGCCAACGATATTGAAGTCGTCGCCGTCACTGGTAACTCGATGGGCTGGTATATTGCGCTGGCCACCGCAGGGGCATTGACCCCTGGGAACGGGTTTCGCGTGGTCAATACGATGGGCACGCTGATGCAGAAGCACCTGATCGGCGGTCAACTGGTTTACCCATTCGTCGATGAGACATGGGCGAATGATCCTGCCCGCAAAGCCGCATTGCTGGATGAGGTGGCGAGGATCAATGCGTTGCACGATCACACTCTGGCGCTTTCCATCGATCTGGGCGGGATGCTGGTATTGGCAGGCAATGAGGCGGGTCTGACGGCGTTTGAGGCGGCACACCTCACCGTGCAGGATCGGTTCCCATTGCGGCTGGCCAATCACGCCGCCTTTCATACGGCGCTGCAGGCCCCGGTGGCGGCGGAAGGTCGGGCGCAATTGAGTTCTGATCTTTTTGCTCAGCCCAAGTTCCCGATGATTGACGGGCGTGGCAAAATCTGGTGGCCCGGCGCAACTGACACGAGTGAGTTGTGGGACTACACGCTGGGCCATCAGGTGACCGAGACCTATGACTTCACCCATGCGATCCAGACCGCCGCACGCGAGTTCGCGCCCGATCTGTTCATCGTCACCGGCCCCGGTGCAACGCTGAGCGGCGCGGTGGCGCAGTCACTAACACTGGGGCGCTGGCGGGGCATGACCGACAAGGCGTCATTCCAGTCGCATCAGGAGGCTGATCCGTTCCTCATCGCCATGGGGCGGGCTGACCAGCGCGCCCTTGCAACCAACTGA
- a CDS encoding LysR substrate-binding domain-containing protein gives MIAPRRFLPSISSLLALEAVDRLGSASAAAAELSLTQSAISRQLKTMEDQLGVQLIERSQMRLHLTPAAKDYVQTARSAVQDLAQAALKLKANPAGGSLDLSILPAFGMHWLAPRLQDFARRHPEVTVNLGTRLKPFDFMSEPFDAAIHFGQQDWAGVQYLPIMREEVLPVCAPALTAVNFNSLGALRAAPLLHLESRPDAWERWFEIQGQPVTGLRGMLFDQFSTMIQATIHGLGVALLPSYLVQDDLRTGRLVQAWDGPRVSLGSYYLVWPNDRSMPEPLRSFQAWISEQIGADAHA, from the coding sequence ATGATTGCACCCCGCCGTTTCTTGCCTTCAATCTCGTCCTTGCTTGCACTTGAAGCCGTAGATCGGCTGGGCAGCGCATCTGCTGCTGCGGCTGAGCTGTCCTTGACACAAAGCGCGATCAGCCGGCAATTGAAGACGATGGAGGATCAGCTGGGCGTGCAATTGATTGAGCGCAGCCAGATGCGATTGCACTTGACGCCAGCAGCCAAAGACTATGTGCAAACCGCAAGGTCTGCTGTTCAGGATCTGGCGCAGGCCGCACTGAAACTCAAAGCCAACCCGGCGGGTGGGTCACTTGATCTATCGATCCTTCCCGCGTTCGGCATGCATTGGCTGGCACCCCGCCTTCAGGATTTTGCGCGACGGCACCCTGAGGTCACCGTCAATCTGGGTACCCGCCTCAAACCGTTTGATTTCATGTCTGAACCATTCGATGCCGCGATCCATTTCGGTCAGCAAGACTGGGCGGGCGTTCAGTATTTACCGATCATGCGGGAAGAAGTCCTGCCCGTCTGCGCCCCTGCCCTTACCGCTGTCAATTTCAATAGCTTGGGTGCTCTCCGCGCCGCGCCACTGCTGCATCTGGAGTCGCGTCCGGATGCCTGGGAGCGCTGGTTTGAGATACAGGGCCAGCCCGTCACCGGCCTACGGGGAATGCTGTTCGATCAGTTTTCGACCATGATTCAGGCCACGATTCATGGGTTGGGCGTGGCTCTGTTACCGTCATATCTGGTGCAGGATGATTTGCGCACCGGGCGGCTTGTCCAGGCATGGGACGGGCCGCGCGTGAGCCTTGGCAGCTATTATCTGGTCTGGCCGAATGACCGCTCGATGCCCGAGCCTCTACGGTCTTTCCAAGCCTGGATCAGTGAACAGATTGGGGCAGACGCCCACGCCTAA
- a CDS encoding aminotransferase class III-fold pyridoxal phosphate-dependent enzyme: MSDMNTFWAGRLREHWGLDARLTRLDGEYDLNFLVKATNGQDYVLKVMRAGCDAALVDLQVKALGHLNAAAPGLPFPAVYPDLNGMMLPEIADAHGQPRQVWLQERLPGACYASSAPKTEDLILKLGRVLGATDRALEGFTHEGLHRADFKWDLTRASWIVDQLEAISDPARRARVQQIAADFEAISDQLGALPKQAIHNDANDYNVLVEGNLGERRSISGLIDLGDMCAAPRVCDLAIAGAYVVLDHPKPERALAALVRGYHAANRLRPDEIDLIWPLLQARLAVSVVNSTLMAIENPDDPYVTISQAPAWRLIENEAINGALMPARLRAACGLPVVDGAERIHAYLSSHRGHFAQMFGQDLSDAPIGSLSVENSTWPQNPFHMPLDEAARVGEEFGEGPWLGYYSEPRLIYAEPGFRKGPWKASDRRTVHLAVDVFAPAGTVLHAPLSGRVEAVENREAHLDYGGVVILHHETPEGDVFYTLYGHLDPEVSERLKPGDPVAQGAAFARLGDASQNGGWAPHVHFQLALTTDGMQADWPGVADPDELELWHAVCPNPAALLNLPDEKVFYRPTDKQAILQDRREHFGGNLSLTYDDPVMLVRGWRHHLFDEWGRPYLDAYNNVPHVGHAHPRIQAVAADQLKRMNSNTRYLHPAQTAFADKVLSKLPDHLEVCFFVNSGTEANELALRLARAHTGAKGIVTPDHGYHGNTNAAVAISAYKFNKPGGIGQADWVELVEVADDYRGSFRRDDPERARKFADLIDPAISALQAKGQGLAGFIAETFPSVGGQIIPPKGYLSAVYEKIRAAGGVCIADEVQTGLGRLGDYYFGFEHQGALPDIVVMGKPIGNGHPLGVLVTTKEIAQSFDNGIEFFSTFGGSTLSCRIGKEVLDIVDDEGLQENARVMGARLMDGLRKIEADFACVGDVRGMGLFLGVELVNPDGSESGEICSYVKNRMRDHRILIGSEGPKDNILKIRPPLTIEAEDVDMILWAMREVLGEVGDYSPAPMCDHDHHHAGCGCC, translated from the coding sequence ATGAGCGACATGAACACTTTCTGGGCTGGTCGCCTGCGTGAACACTGGGGTTTGGACGCCCGTCTGACGCGTCTGGATGGGGAGTACGACCTCAACTTTCTGGTCAAAGCCACCAACGGGCAGGATTATGTGCTCAAGGTGATGCGCGCGGGGTGCGATGCGGCATTGGTCGATCTGCAGGTCAAGGCGCTGGGACATCTCAACGCAGCAGCGCCCGGATTGCCCTTTCCTGCCGTTTATCCCGATTTGAACGGGATGATGTTGCCTGAGATTGCCGACGCGCATGGGCAACCGCGACAGGTCTGGCTGCAGGAACGACTGCCGGGGGCATGCTATGCAAGCAGCGCGCCCAAGACCGAAGACCTGATACTAAAACTGGGCCGTGTTCTGGGCGCAACCGACCGGGCGCTGGAGGGGTTCACCCACGAGGGCTTGCATCGCGCCGATTTCAAATGGGATTTGACGCGGGCGAGCTGGATCGTCGACCAACTAGAGGCCATCTCTGATCCGGCACGACGCGCGCGCGTTCAACAAATCGCTGCGGATTTTGAGGCGATCTCTGATCAACTGGGTGCATTGCCAAAGCAGGCGATTCACAATGATGCCAATGATTACAATGTCCTTGTTGAAGGCAATCTGGGCGAGCGACGCAGCATCTCGGGTCTGATCGATCTTGGCGACATGTGCGCGGCGCCGCGCGTTTGCGATCTGGCTATTGCCGGGGCCTATGTCGTTCTGGACCACCCTAAACCCGAGCGCGCATTGGCTGCGCTGGTGCGCGGTTATCACGCCGCCAATCGGTTACGCCCGGATGAGATCGACCTGATCTGGCCTTTGTTGCAAGCACGTTTGGCGGTGTCCGTGGTGAATTCGACCCTGATGGCGATTGAGAACCCGGATGATCCGTATGTCACGATCAGCCAGGCCCCAGCGTGGCGATTGATTGAAAATGAGGCAATCAATGGCGCACTCATGCCCGCCCGATTGCGCGCCGCGTGTGGCTTGCCCGTTGTGGACGGGGCCGAGCGCATTCACGCCTACCTGTCCAGCCATCGTGGACACTTCGCGCAGATGTTCGGGCAGGATCTGAGCGACGCACCGATAGGCTCACTGTCGGTGGAGAACTCGACCTGGCCGCAAAACCCGTTCCACATGCCACTGGACGAGGCGGCGCGGGTCGGTGAGGAGTTTGGGGAAGGTCCCTGGCTTGGATATTACAGCGAGCCTCGCCTGATCTATGCCGAGCCGGGATTTCGCAAAGGACCGTGGAAAGCCTCGGATCGGCGCACTGTGCATCTGGCCGTGGATGTGTTCGCACCCGCCGGGACAGTGCTGCATGCCCCGCTCAGCGGTAGGGTTGAAGCGGTTGAAAACAGGGAAGCGCATCTCGACTATGGCGGGGTGGTGATCCTGCATCACGAAACGCCTGAGGGAGACGTGTTTTATACGCTCTATGGCCATCTGGACCCCGAGGTCAGCGAGCGATTGAAACCCGGTGACCCGGTGGCTCAGGGTGCAGCTTTTGCCCGTCTGGGCGATGCCAGTCAGAATGGCGGATGGGCCCCGCATGTGCATTTCCAACTGGCGCTGACAACCGACGGTATGCAGGCCGACTGGCCGGGCGTAGCGGATCCTGATGAGCTCGAGCTTTGGCACGCGGTCTGCCCCAACCCCGCAGCACTGTTGAACTTGCCTGATGAAAAGGTTTTCTATCGACCAACCGACAAGCAGGCGATCCTGCAGGACAGGCGCGAACACTTCGGCGGAAATCTCAGCCTGACATACGACGACCCGGTCATGCTGGTGCGTGGTTGGAGGCATCACCTGTTCGATGAATGGGGGCGACCCTATCTGGATGCCTACAACAACGTTCCGCATGTAGGCCATGCGCATCCGCGTATTCAGGCGGTTGCAGCGGATCAGCTGAAGCGCATGAATTCGAACACACGCTATCTGCACCCGGCGCAAACCGCCTTTGCCGACAAGGTATTGTCGAAACTGCCGGATCACCTTGAGGTCTGTTTCTTCGTCAACTCAGGGACTGAGGCCAACGAATTGGCTCTGCGTCTGGCGCGCGCGCATACCGGGGCAAAAGGGATCGTGACGCCCGATCACGGCTATCACGGCAACACAAACGCTGCGGTGGCGATCTCGGCCTACAAATTCAACAAACCTGGCGGTATTGGGCAGGCAGATTGGGTGGAACTGGTTGAGGTCGCGGATGACTATCGCGGCTCGTTCCGGCGTGATGACCCCGAGCGTGCCCGGAAGTTTGCTGACCTGATTGATCCGGCGATTTCGGCATTGCAGGCAAAAGGGCAAGGCCTAGCCGGGTTCATCGCTGAAACATTCCCCTCGGTCGGGGGACAGATCATTCCACCAAAAGGCTATCTGTCTGCGGTCTATGAAAAAATCCGCGCCGCCGGAGGGGTCTGCATTGCCGATGAAGTCCAGACTGGCCTCGGGCGCCTGGGCGACTATTACTTCGGCTTTGAACATCAGGGCGCGCTGCCTGACATCGTGGTAATGGGGAAGCCCATCGGTAACGGTCATCCGCTGGGCGTGCTGGTTACAACCAAAGAGATCGCCCAAAGCTTCGACAACGGGATCGAGTTTTTCTCGACCTTCGGAGGATCGACCCTGTCTTGCCGGATCGGAAAAGAGGTGTTGGACATCGTCGACGATGAAGGCCTTCAAGAGAACGCCCGTGTGATGGGGGCTCGTCTGATGGACGGCCTCCGAAAGATCGAAGCGGACTTTGCCTGCGTTGGCGATGTACGCGGCATGGGTCTGTTTTTAGGGGTGGAACTGGTCAATCCTGACGGTTCGGAAAGCGGTGAGATTTGCAGCTACGTCAAGAATCGGATGCGCGATCATCGCATTCTGATCGGTAGCGAGGGACCCAAGGACAATATCCTGAAAATCCGGCCACCGCTAACCATCGAAGCAGAGGACGTCGACATGATTCTTTGGGCGATGCGGGAGGTTCTTGGCGAAGTGGGTGACTACAGCCCTGCCCCCATGTGCGATCACGATCATCATCATGCGGGCTGCGGCTGCTGCTAA
- a CDS encoding NAD(P)-dependent oxidoreductase translates to MTTCRPLEAGADNREDHHMAKVAFLGLGVMGYPMAGHLQAAGHEVTVYNRTASKAEAWVAQHGGAMALTPRQAAEGAEFVMACVGNDDDLRMVCTGEDGAFHGMAKGAVFVDHTTVSAKVTRELYEAGMTQGVAFVDAPISGGQAGAENGVLSIMCGGDMDAYRAAEPVMQVYSKICRRIGDSGAGQMTKMCNQIAIAGLVQGLSEALHFAEKAGLDGRAVVEVISQGAAGSWQMANRYETMLDDHFEHGFAVDWMRKDLGICLDTANETGASLPVTALVDQFYKDVQKLGGGRWDTSSLFKRLRALD, encoded by the coding sequence ATCACGACCTGCCGTCCGCTTGAGGCAGGAGCGGATAACAGAGAGGATCATCACATGGCAAAAGTTGCGTTCCTTGGCCTAGGCGTCATGGGCTACCCGATGGCCGGGCATCTTCAGGCTGCCGGCCACGAAGTCACCGTCTACAACCGCACCGCATCCAAGGCCGAGGCTTGGGTCGCCCAGCATGGCGGCGCGATGGCCCTGACACCGCGGCAAGCCGCAGAAGGGGCAGAGTTCGTGATGGCCTGCGTTGGCAATGACGACGATCTGCGTATGGTTTGCACAGGTGAAGATGGCGCCTTTCACGGAATGGCCAAGGGTGCGGTATTTGTTGATCACACCACCGTCTCGGCCAAGGTCACGCGTGAGTTGTACGAGGCTGGCATGACACAGGGGGTTGCTTTTGTGGACGCCCCGATCTCGGGCGGTCAGGCGGGAGCCGAAAATGGTGTGCTATCGATCATGTGCGGCGGTGACATGGACGCTTATCGTGCTGCTGAGCCGGTGATGCAGGTCTATTCCAAAATCTGCCGCCGCATTGGGGACAGCGGCGCGGGTCAAATGACCAAAATGTGCAACCAGATCGCGATTGCAGGGCTGGTGCAGGGCCTGAGCGAAGCATTACATTTTGCCGAAAAGGCTGGGCTGGATGGTCGGGCTGTGGTCGAGGTGATTAGCCAAGGCGCGGCAGGCAGCTGGCAGATGGCCAACCGGTATGAAACCATGCTGGATGACCATTTTGAGCATGGCTTTGCAGTCGACTGGATGCGCAAGGATCTGGGAATCTGTCTGGATACCGCCAATGAGACCGGGGCTTCACTGCCAGTGACGGCGCTCGTCGACCAGTTCTACAAAGACGTGCAGAAACTTGGCGGGGGCCGGTGGGATACGTCCTCGTTGTTCAAACGGTTGCGAGCACTGGACTGA
- a CDS encoding pyridoxamine 5'-phosphate oxidase family protein, whose amino-acid sequence MPRAFSELTFTPAVRAHQERMGSAATYAKFLSRGPKQGHQIGPAEEAFIRARDGFYQATVSETGWPYVQFRGGPIGFLKVLDPHTIGYADLSGNKQYISRGNLDGNDRVALILMDYASQRRLKILGRMTFKEGAAAATDLYTKGSETEAERAAIIKVEALDWNCPRHITPRFTEAELRPHLNDLGQQLAVLQSENQRLQRELAELKAAAVFRR is encoded by the coding sequence ATGCCCCGCGCCTTTTCTGAACTGACCTTCACACCTGCCGTTCGCGCCCATCAAGAGCGGATGGGATCCGCCGCGACCTATGCGAAATTCCTGAGCCGAGGACCAAAACAGGGCCATCAAATCGGACCGGCCGAAGAGGCGTTCATTCGCGCCCGCGACGGGTTCTATCAGGCCACCGTCTCAGAAACCGGCTGGCCTTATGTGCAGTTTCGCGGTGGGCCGATAGGGTTTCTGAAAGTGCTGGACCCGCACACCATCGGCTATGCGGACCTGTCTGGTAACAAACAATATATCTCGCGCGGCAACCTGGATGGGAATGACCGCGTGGCACTGATATTAATGGACTACGCGAGCCAGCGCCGCCTCAAGATACTTGGCCGGATGACATTCAAGGAAGGTGCCGCGGCAGCAACTGATCTTTACACCAAAGGCTCCGAGACCGAGGCAGAACGGGCCGCGATCATCAAAGTTGAAGCGCTTGACTGGAATTGCCCCCGCCACATCACGCCGCGCTTTACCGAGGCCGAGCTTCGGCCACATCTGAATGATCTGGGTCAGCAACTGGCTGTTCTGCAATCAGAAAACCAGCGTTTACAGAGGGAATTGGCTGAGCTCAAAGCTGCGGCCGTTTTTCGAAGATGA
- a CDS encoding nuclear transport factor 2 family protein, whose protein sequence is MEKSNKDRISALLKSIETGDPGPVSVVNEARYIQHNPQTHEGSEGLASLFKRLSQTSPRVNIVRAFEDGDFVFAHTEYDFSRRNIGFEVFRFEDGQAVEHWDNIQKRMGPNGSDHSMVDGPTEVRDVEQTEENRAFVRAFVETALIAGNLDQIEACINTSAYVEHSPQFSDNLTALRTALADRNALNYQHLHRVLAEGDFVLTVCEGEYQGTHSAFYDLYRVADGKIVEHWDTVESIAPRSEWKNDNGKF, encoded by the coding sequence ATGGAGAAGTCCAACAAAGATCGCATATCTGCCCTGCTCAAAAGCATCGAAACGGGCGATCCGGGTCCGGTTTCGGTGGTAAATGAAGCACGATATATCCAGCACAATCCGCAAACCCATGAAGGCAGCGAAGGGCTTGCATCCCTATTCAAACGGCTGTCCCAGACCTCACCGCGCGTGAATATCGTACGCGCCTTTGAAGACGGCGATTTTGTCTTCGCGCATACGGAATATGATTTCTCACGGCGGAATATCGGCTTCGAAGTGTTCCGGTTCGAAGACGGGCAAGCGGTAGAGCATTGGGACAATATCCAGAAACGGATGGGGCCAAACGGCTCGGATCACAGTATGGTGGATGGTCCGACCGAAGTTCGGGATGTCGAGCAAACCGAGGAAAACCGGGCCTTTGTTCGCGCCTTCGTCGAAACCGCGTTGATTGCCGGGAACCTCGACCAGATAGAGGCCTGTATCAACACTTCCGCTTACGTAGAACACAGTCCGCAGTTCTCTGATAATTTGACTGCCTTGAGGACCGCATTGGCCGATAGGAACGCCCTAAACTATCAGCATCTGCATCGGGTATTGGCGGAAGGGGATTTTGTACTGACCGTGTGCGAAGGTGAATATCAGGGCACTCACAGCGCATTTTATGATCTGTACCGCGTTGCAGATGGCAAGATCGTCGAACACTGGGACACGGTTGAGTCCATTGCACCACGCAGCGAATGGAAAAATGACAACGGCAAGTTCTAA
- a CDS encoding acyl-CoA dehydrogenase family protein, protein MSLFTSTAAWVTDEHRMFAEMAGRFMDDALVPNTEKWAENGAVDRTFWLRAGETGLMAGSIAEEYGGVGGGMGFDSVTLYEQTARGDAGWGYGIQSIVTHYITAYGSEDQKQKWLPKLASGEMIGALAMTEPGTGSDVQAVKTTAEKDGNSYRLNGSKIFITNGQSADLVIVAAKTDKSLGAKGVSLIVVETDRADGFRRGRNLKKLGMKGNDTAELFFEDVKVPMTNLLGPEEGQGFYQLMKQLPWERLTIGIMALGAIDFAISQTVEYVQERKAFGQRVMDFQNTRFKLAECKTKAEVLRSFVNDCIGKLEAGELDAATASMVKYWGSEVQNEVMHECLQLFGGYGFMMEYPIARLYADARVQMIYGGTNEVMKELIARSLDV, encoded by the coding sequence ATGTCGCTTTTTACCAGCACCGCCGCCTGGGTTACTGACGAACACCGAATGTTTGCTGAAATGGCGGGCCGGTTCATGGATGATGCCTTGGTACCCAATACCGAGAAATGGGCCGAGAACGGGGCGGTTGATCGTACTTTTTGGTTGCGGGCGGGAGAGACGGGTCTGATGGCCGGTTCGATTGCTGAGGAATATGGTGGCGTCGGCGGCGGGATGGGTTTCGATTCCGTTACTTTGTATGAGCAGACTGCGCGCGGGGACGCAGGATGGGGATATGGCATCCAGTCTATCGTGACCCACTACATCACCGCTTATGGCAGTGAGGATCAGAAACAGAAGTGGCTGCCGAAACTGGCCTCGGGTGAGATGATCGGCGCGCTGGCCATGACCGAGCCGGGCACGGGATCGGATGTGCAAGCCGTGAAGACGACCGCTGAGAAGGATGGCAATTCTTATCGGCTCAACGGGTCCAAGATATTTATCACCAACGGGCAATCGGCTGATCTGGTTATCGTGGCTGCCAAAACTGACAAGTCGTTAGGGGCGAAGGGTGTCTCTCTGATTGTGGTCGAAACCGACAGGGCTGATGGATTCCGGAGGGGGCGGAACCTCAAGAAACTGGGAATGAAGGGCAACGACACAGCCGAGTTGTTCTTTGAGGATGTCAAAGTTCCAATGACCAACCTACTGGGTCCGGAAGAGGGGCAGGGGTTTTATCAACTGATGAAACAGTTGCCGTGGGAGCGGCTGACCATCGGGATCATGGCGCTGGGCGCGATCGATTTCGCCATATCGCAGACGGTGGAATACGTGCAGGAGCGCAAGGCGTTCGGACAGCGGGTGATGGATTTCCAGAACACACGTTTCAAGTTGGCCGAGTGTAAAACCAAGGCCGAGGTGCTGCGCAGTTTCGTCAATGACTGCATTGGTAAACTGGAGGCCGGTGAATTGGATGCCGCGACGGCCTCGATGGTGAAATACTGGGGCTCTGAGGTGCAGAACGAAGTGATGCACGAATGCCTGCAACTGTTCGGCGGCTATGGGTTCATGATGGAATACCCGATCGCGCGGCTCTATGCGGATGCGCGGGTCCAGATGATCTATGGCGGGACGAATGAAGTCATGAAAGAACTCATCGCCCGTTCGCTGGACGTCTGA
- a CDS encoding dehydrogenase E1 component subunit alpha/beta, with protein MDRAQIVHENFLTRVANRDFPDGAPPRVGLGDAEAVSLFRSQVLSRALDRTSRAMQKAGQGFYTIGSSGHEGMAAVAHALRPSDIAFLHYRDAAFQIARAEQVPGQQIAWDMLLSFACSKEDPTSGGRHKVLGSRALMIPPQTSTIASHLPKAVGAAYALGAARRHAPEHRVLPEDGIAMCSFGDASANHSTAQGAINAAGWTSVQSTPLPLLFVCEDNGIGISVKTPKGWIQASMEHRPGIKYFQANGLDIYETHAVAKEAADYVRKRRKPAFLHLRTVRLYGHAGADVPTTYLPKTEVEADEANDPLLHTVRLLDQAGALSPDQALKIYSDTCTRTDRVATEAASRPHLANATEVMASLIPPKRSCIPTNGPSAEARAKAFGGDLRAMADPQPLSRLINWALTDLMLEHAEIVCMGEDVGRKGGVYGVTQKLQQRFGPDRVIDTLLDEQSILGLAIGMGHNGFIPIPEIQFLAYLHNAEDQIRGEAATLPFFSNGQFTNPMVLRIAGLGYQKGFGGHFHNDNSLAVLRDIPGVIIACPSTGADAALMLRECVRLAREEQRVVVFLEPIALYPMRDLHAAQDGGWMTTYPARDQKFALGEVGVHGDGTDLAIVTYGNGHYLSQQALPEIEAAGLKTRIIDMRWLAPLPVVALREATKTCAHVLIVDECRKTGSQSEALMTFFAEESPSTPTARVVAEDCFIATGPAYAAPLPSKDGIFAAALALTGVAS; from the coding sequence ATGGACCGCGCCCAGATCGTACATGAGAATTTCCTGACCCGTGTCGCAAATCGTGATTTTCCCGACGGAGCCCCGCCGCGCGTCGGTCTGGGCGATGCTGAAGCCGTTTCGCTTTTCCGGTCGCAAGTTCTCAGTCGCGCGCTGGATCGGACCAGCCGGGCGATGCAGAAGGCGGGGCAGGGGTTCTACACCATCGGCTCATCTGGCCACGAAGGGATGGCCGCCGTCGCGCACGCATTGCGCCCAAGCGATATTGCCTTTCTGCATTACCGGGATGCTGCGTTTCAGATCGCGCGTGCCGAACAGGTGCCCGGTCAGCAGATCGCGTGGGATATGCTGCTAAGCTTTGCGTGCTCGAAAGAGGACCCGACCTCGGGCGGGCGGCACAAGGTGTTGGGATCAAGGGCGCTGATGATCCCGCCGCAGACCTCGACCATCGCCAGCCATTTGCCCAAAGCCGTTGGTGCGGCTTATGCGCTGGGGGCAGCCCGGCGACATGCGCCCGAACATCGCGTGTTGCCGGAAGACGGGATTGCGATGTGTTCATTTGGGGATGCCTCGGCCAATCACTCAACCGCGCAGGGGGCGATCAACGCGGCAGGCTGGACCAGTGTGCAATCGACGCCGCTGCCGCTGCTGTTCGTGTGTGAAGACAACGGTATCGGGATTTCGGTCAAAACGCCCAAGGGCTGGATTCAGGCGTCGATGGAGCATCGTCCGGGGATCAAGTATTTTCAGGCCAATGGGTTGGACATTTATGAAACCCATGCGGTCGCGAAAGAGGCTGCAGATTATGTCCGCAAGCGCAGGAAACCGGCCTTCCTGCATCTCAGAACCGTGCGGCTTTATGGCCATGCCGGGGCGGATGTGCCCACGACCTATCTGCCGAAAACTGAGGTTGAGGCGGATGAGGCCAATGATCCGCTTTTGCACACCGTACGACTGCTGGATCAGGCGGGTGCATTGTCGCCGGATCAGGCGTTGAAAATCTACAGCGATACCTGCACCCGAACGGATCGTGTGGCTACAGAGGCTGCCAGCCGTCCCCATCTTGCCAATGCGACCGAGGTGATGGCAAGCCTGATCCCGCCTAAGCGCTCTTGCATACCGACCAACGGCCCGAGCGCTGAGGCGCGGGCTAAAGCCTTTGGTGGTGACTTGCGCGCGATGGCTGATCCGCAGCCGCTCAGCCGCCTGATCAACTGGGCGCTGACCGATCTGATGTTGGAACATGCCGAGATCGTTTGCATGGGTGAAGATGTGGGCCGCAAAGGTGGCGTCTATGGCGTCACACAAAAGCTGCAGCAACGCTTTGGTCCGGACCGCGTAATTGATACGCTGCTGGATGAACAATCCATTCTGGGTCTCGCGATTGGTATGGGCCATAATGGTTTCATCCCGATCCCCGAGATCCAGTTTCTGGCCTATCTGCACAATGCCGAGGATCAGATCAGGGGGGAGGCGGCAACCCTGCCGTTCTTCTCGAACGGGCAGTTCACCAACCCTATGGTGCTGCGGATTGCGGGGCTGGGATATCAGAAGGGCTTTGGCGGGCATTTCCATAACGACAACTCTCTGGCCGTTTTGCGGGATATCCCTGGTGTCATCATCGCCTGCCCGTCGACCGGGGCCGATGCAGCACTGATGCTGCGCGAATGCGTGCGGTTGGCGCGCGAAGAGCAGCGGGTCGTGGTGTTTCTTGAACCGATCGCACTCTACCCGATGCGCGATCTGCATGCGGCGCAGGATGGCGGGTGGATGACCACCTATCCTGCGCGGGATCAGAAATTTGCGCTGGGCGAGGTGGGAGTACACGGGGACGGCACCGATCTCGCCATCGTGACCTATGGCAACGGGCATTACCTGTCGCAACAGGCCCTGCCCGAAATTGAGGCGGCGGGTCTGAAAACCCGGATTATCGATATGCGTTGGCTAGCTCCTCTGCCGGTTGTGGCTTTGCGCGAAGCCACCAAAACATGCGCGCATGTTTTGATCGTCGACGAATGCCGCAAGACCGGCAGCCAGTCCGAGGCGCTGATGACTTTCTTCGCCGAAGAAAGTCCCTCCACCCCAACCGCCCGCGTTGTGGCCGAGGATTGCTTTATCGCAACCGGCCCGGCCTATGCCGCGCCTCTTCCTTCGAAAGACGGTATCTTTGCCGCAGCGCTGGCTTTGACAGGAGTAGCCTCATGA